One Ostrinia nubilalis chromosome 6, ilOstNubi1.1, whole genome shotgun sequence genomic region harbors:
- the LOC135072900 gene encoding large ribosomal subunit protein uL4m, translating to MALVLITALKRLSIIAVPSRVYSSAVTKTTATVLNNSLDVTKKEWMFPPVYTKPREVWVENIDTVEEKKLGLFELHPSVFATVPRIDIIHLNVIWQRKYRWVSWAHTKTRAEVRGGGKKPWPQKGQGRARHGSIRSPLFRGGGIAHGPRSATTHFYMLPFYQRIYGLTSTLSAKLAQDDLHIIKDLDLPSDEPDYLKDLIENRNWGPSVLIVDDTDIVPRNITVATDALPHVNIMPVYGLNVYSMLKHDTLILTMAAAEKIEERILHNLNSIAKEQQAPFKLDQV from the exons atggcTTTGGTGCTGATAACTGCACTCAAAAGACTTAGTATTATAGCAGTACCGTCTCGAGTCTATTCATCTGCTGTAACTAAAACTACCGCAACAGTTTTAAATAATTCTTTGGATGTAACCAAGAAAGAATGGATGTTTCCTCCTGTTTACACAAAGCCCCGCGAAGTTTGGGTTGAGAATATAGATACAGTTGAAGAGAAGAAGTTGGGTTTGTTTGAACTCCACCCCTCAGTGTTTGCCACAGTTCCACGAATCGATATAATTCACCTTAACGTTATTTGGCAAAGAAAGTACAGATGGGTTTCCTGGGCGCATACAAAGACTCGTGCTGAGGTGCGTGGTGGAGGAAAGAAGCCGTGGCCTCAAAAAGGTCAAGGCAGAGCTCGACATGGATCCATCAGATCGCCTCTGTTCCGCGGGGGTGGAATCGCTCATGGACCTCGCTCCGCTACAACGCATTTCTACATGTTACCGTTCTATCAAAGAATCTACGGACTGACTTCAACATTATCAGCAAAATTGGCGCAAGATGATTTACACATCATCAAGGATTTAGATTTACCATCTGATGAACCTGATTATTTGAAGGATTTGATTGAAAATAGGAATTGGGGCCCATCAGTACTAATAGTTGACGA tACTGATATAGTACCTCGTAACATAACAGTGGCCACAGATGCATTGCCCCATGTGAACATAATGCCTGTGTATGGGCTCAATGTATACTCCATGCTAAAACATGATACACTCATTCTCACAATGGCAGCAGCAGAAAAAATTGAAGAGAGGATTCTACACAACCTCAACTCAATTGCTAAAGAGCAACAAGCACCATTTAAGTTAGATCAAGTGTAA
- the LOC135072451 gene encoding pre-mRNA-processing factor 40 homolog A-like isoform X1, with protein sequence MDTPATGTSSPGLIGTAPLLPPPMLAGLQAMPQAVAMPPVPGLPPNMTAMPPPMGFPPMIPPFSMPPPGFPSFKTDLTAPAPDVAPMANQSSPWSEHKAPDGRTYYYNSVTKQSLWEKPDDMKTPAERLLSSCVWKEYTTDAGRVYYHNIETKESSWVVPKELQEIKDKIAAEEAAQAALLAEVTPAEVPLPGSPTVSSSGISALDEAMAKTLASIDPSLANNIPIPEEIMPEEIVAPPMAGGADSNDQAPEFQYKDKKEAIEAFKELLRDRNVPSNATWEQCVKIISKDPRYGAFKKLNEKKQAFNAYKTQKLKDEREEQRLKTKKNRENLEEFLLTCDRVTSLTKYYKCEEMFSNLEIWRCVPDSDRRDIFEDSIFTIAKREKEEAKALKKRNMKMLAQVLENMNEISYSSTWSEAQVLLLENSSFKNDVSLLGMDKEDALIVFEQHIRNLEAEYIQDREQIKKRNKRQQRKNRDNFLALLEGLHEEGKLTSMSLWVELYPVISADMRFSAMLGQSGSTPLDLFKFYVENLKARFHDEKKVIKEILKEKAFEVRPDTTFEEFATVVCEDSKSASLDAGNVKLTYNSLLEKAETRNKEKMKEESKMQKKIESAFKWALTDANIDYTLPWSEAKEKLDLSAPEFAAVPSEEDRVRIYKDYQHEQEDSCMHYHHPKPRKAKRSKKKKRSHSASQSRSRSRSPASPQPAARSPSPAPSRGSVSSEEGRKHKKPKRKHRKHEPVPQKSPSLEEGGISDDEPPRHKKSKRSAPSSPEPAEHRPKRKKDRKDKKERRVHTQ encoded by the exons ATG GATACGCCCGCGACAGGGACCAGCTCGCCTGGTCTCATCGGCACGGCGCCTCTGCTCCCTCCGCCGATGCTGGCCGGGTTACAAGCGATGCCTCAGGCTGTGGCGATGCCGCCTGTCCCGGGACTGCCGCCCAACATGACAGCCATGCCGCCGCCGATGGGCTTCCCGCCCATGATCCCGCCTTTCTCTATGCCACCACCAGGTTTCCCGTCATTCAAGACA GATTTAACTGCTCCTGCACCAGATGTGGCTCCAATGGCCAATCAAAGCAGTCCCTGGTCTGAGCACAAGGCTCCTGATGGTAGGACATACTACTACAACTCTGTCACCAAGCAAAGTCTCTGGGAGAAGCCAGACGACATGAAGACTCCGGCTGAA AGGCTTTTATCTTCATGTGTGTGGAAAGAATACACAACAGATGCTGGCAGAGTTTATTATCACAACATTGAGACTAAGGAGTCCAGCTGGGTTGTGCCTAAGGAGCTCCAAGAAATCAAGGATAAAATAGCTGCTGAAGAGGCTGCCCA GGCTGCACTTCTTGCGGAGGTGACTCCAGCAGAGGTGCCCTTGCCTGGCTCACCAACTGTCTCCAGCTCTGGCATATCGGCTCTGGATGAAGCAATGGCCAAGACACTTGCTTCGATCGACCCTTCACTTGCAAACAACATACCGATTCCAGAAGAAA TAATGCCTGAAGAGATAGTAGCTCCACCGATGGCCGGTGGCGCAGACAGCAATGATCAAGCACCCGAATTCCAGTACAAGGATAAAAAAGAAGCTATCGAAGCATTTAAGGAGTTATTGCGGGACAGG AATGTGCCATCAAACGCGACATGGGAGCAATGCGTCAAAATAATCTCAAAGGATCCTCGCTATGGTGCGTTCAAGAAACTCAATGAGAAGAAACAAGCATTTAATGCTTACAAAACACAAAAGTTAAAGGATGAGAGGGAAGAACAGAG GTTAAAAACAAAGAAGAATCGCGAGAATCTTGAGGAGTTCTTGCTGACTTGTGACAGGGTAACATCGCTTACAAAATACTACAAATGCGAAGAAATGTTTAGTAATCTTGAG ATCTGGCGTTGTGTGCCTGATTCGGACAGGAGAGACATATTTGAAGACAGCATATTCACTATCGCAAAAAGGGAAAAGGAGGAAGCAAAAGCACTTAAAAAACGTAACATGAAAATGTTAGCACAA gtCTTGGAGAATATGAATGAAATATCATACAGCAGCACTTGGAGTGAAGCTCAAGTCTTGCTTCTAGAAAATTCATCTTTCAAGAATGACGTCAGTTTGCTGGGAATGGACAAGGAAGATGCTCTGATTG TTTTCGAGCAACACATTAGAAACTTAGAAGCTGAGTACATCCAAGACAGGGAACAaattaaaaagaggaataaaagGCAGCAGAGAAAAAATCGGGATAACTTCtta GCACTGCTTGAGGGTCTACATGAAGAAGGGAAACTGACGTCAATGTCTTTATGGGTCGAACTATACCCAGTAATATCGGCTGATATGCGATTTTCAGCTATGCTTG GTCAAAGCGGGTCAACGCCTCTAGACTTGTTCAAGTTCTACGTGGAGAACCTCAAGGCTCGTTTCCACGACGAAAAGAAGGTTATTAAGGAGATCCTCAAAGAGAAGGCGTTTGAAGTGCGTCCCGACACCACGTTCGAGGAGTTTGCTACCGTCGTGTGTGAAGATAGCAAGTCGGCCTCACTAGACGCCGGCAACGTCAAGCTGACCTACAATTCGCTGCTTGAGAAG GCCGAGACAAGGAACAAAGAGAAGATGAAAGAAGAATCCAAAATGCAGAAGAAAATCGAAAGTGCGTTCAAATGGGCTCTAACGGACGCGAACATAGACTACACATTACCGTGGAGCGAGGCCAAAGAGAAGCTAGACCTCTCGGCGCCGGAATTCGCTGCCGTGCCGAGTGAGGAAGACCGCGTTAGGATATACAAG GATTACCAACACGAGCAAGAAGACAGCTGCATGCACTACCACCACCCCAAGCCTCGCAAGGCGAAGCGTTCCAAAAAGAAGAAGCGCTCGCACTCCGCCTCTcag TCAAGGTCGCGATCGCGTTCGCCCGCGTCACCGCAGCCGGCGGCGCGCTCGCCGTCGCCCGCGCCGTCCCGTGGATCCGTGTCTTCAGAAGAAGGACGTAAGCACAAGAAGCCCAAACGCAAGCATAGGAAGCACGAGCCCGTGCCG CAGAAATCCCCGAGCCTAGAAGAGGGCGGCATCTCGGACGACGAGCCGCCGCGCCACAAGAAGTCCAAGCGCAGCGCGCCCAGCAGCCCCGAGCCCGCGGAGCACCGGCCCAAGCGCAAGAAGGACCGCAAGGACAAGAAGGAGAGGCGAGTACACACACAGTAG
- the LOC135072451 gene encoding pre-mRNA-processing factor 40 homolog A-like isoform X2, with product MDTPATGTSSPGLIGTAPLLPPPMLAGLQAMPQAVAMPPVPGLPPNMTAMPPPMGFPPMIPPFSMPPPGFPSFKTDLTAPAPDVAPMANQSSPWSEHKAPDGRTYYYNSVTKQSLWEKPDDMKTPAERLLSSCVWKEYTTDAGRVYYHNIETKESSWVVPKELQEIKDKIAAEEAAQAALLAEVTPAEVPLPGSPTVSSSGISALDEAMAKTLASIDPSLANNIPIPEEIMPEEIVAPPMAGGADSNDQAPEFQYKDKKEAIEAFKELLRDRNVPSNATWEQCVKIISKDPRYGAFKKLNEKKQAFNAYKTQKLKDEREEQRLKTKKNRENLEEFLLTCDRVTSLTKYYKCEEMFSNLEIWRCVPDSDRRDIFEDSIFTIAKREKEEAKALKKRNMKMLAQVLENMNEISYSSTWSEAQVLLLENSSFKNDVSLLGMDKEDALIVFEQHIRNLEAEYIQDREQIKKRNKRQQRKNRDNFLALLEGLHEEGKLTSMSLWVELYPVISADMRFSAMLGQSGSTPLDLFKFYVENLKARFHDEKKVIKEILKEKAFEVRPDTTFEEFATVVCEDSKSASLDAGNVKLTYNSLLEKAETRNKEKMKEESKMQKKIESAFKWALTDANIDYTLPWSEAKEKLDLSAPEFAAVPSEEDRVRIYKDYQHEQEDSCMHYHHPKPRKAKRSKKKKRSHSASQSRSRSRSPASPQPAARSPSPAPSRGSVSSEEGRKHKKPKRKHRKHEPVPKSPSLEEGGISDDEPPRHKKSKRSAPSSPEPAEHRPKRKKDRKDKKERRVHTQ from the exons ATG GATACGCCCGCGACAGGGACCAGCTCGCCTGGTCTCATCGGCACGGCGCCTCTGCTCCCTCCGCCGATGCTGGCCGGGTTACAAGCGATGCCTCAGGCTGTGGCGATGCCGCCTGTCCCGGGACTGCCGCCCAACATGACAGCCATGCCGCCGCCGATGGGCTTCCCGCCCATGATCCCGCCTTTCTCTATGCCACCACCAGGTTTCCCGTCATTCAAGACA GATTTAACTGCTCCTGCACCAGATGTGGCTCCAATGGCCAATCAAAGCAGTCCCTGGTCTGAGCACAAGGCTCCTGATGGTAGGACATACTACTACAACTCTGTCACCAAGCAAAGTCTCTGGGAGAAGCCAGACGACATGAAGACTCCGGCTGAA AGGCTTTTATCTTCATGTGTGTGGAAAGAATACACAACAGATGCTGGCAGAGTTTATTATCACAACATTGAGACTAAGGAGTCCAGCTGGGTTGTGCCTAAGGAGCTCCAAGAAATCAAGGATAAAATAGCTGCTGAAGAGGCTGCCCA GGCTGCACTTCTTGCGGAGGTGACTCCAGCAGAGGTGCCCTTGCCTGGCTCACCAACTGTCTCCAGCTCTGGCATATCGGCTCTGGATGAAGCAATGGCCAAGACACTTGCTTCGATCGACCCTTCACTTGCAAACAACATACCGATTCCAGAAGAAA TAATGCCTGAAGAGATAGTAGCTCCACCGATGGCCGGTGGCGCAGACAGCAATGATCAAGCACCCGAATTCCAGTACAAGGATAAAAAAGAAGCTATCGAAGCATTTAAGGAGTTATTGCGGGACAGG AATGTGCCATCAAACGCGACATGGGAGCAATGCGTCAAAATAATCTCAAAGGATCCTCGCTATGGTGCGTTCAAGAAACTCAATGAGAAGAAACAAGCATTTAATGCTTACAAAACACAAAAGTTAAAGGATGAGAGGGAAGAACAGAG GTTAAAAACAAAGAAGAATCGCGAGAATCTTGAGGAGTTCTTGCTGACTTGTGACAGGGTAACATCGCTTACAAAATACTACAAATGCGAAGAAATGTTTAGTAATCTTGAG ATCTGGCGTTGTGTGCCTGATTCGGACAGGAGAGACATATTTGAAGACAGCATATTCACTATCGCAAAAAGGGAAAAGGAGGAAGCAAAAGCACTTAAAAAACGTAACATGAAAATGTTAGCACAA gtCTTGGAGAATATGAATGAAATATCATACAGCAGCACTTGGAGTGAAGCTCAAGTCTTGCTTCTAGAAAATTCATCTTTCAAGAATGACGTCAGTTTGCTGGGAATGGACAAGGAAGATGCTCTGATTG TTTTCGAGCAACACATTAGAAACTTAGAAGCTGAGTACATCCAAGACAGGGAACAaattaaaaagaggaataaaagGCAGCAGAGAAAAAATCGGGATAACTTCtta GCACTGCTTGAGGGTCTACATGAAGAAGGGAAACTGACGTCAATGTCTTTATGGGTCGAACTATACCCAGTAATATCGGCTGATATGCGATTTTCAGCTATGCTTG GTCAAAGCGGGTCAACGCCTCTAGACTTGTTCAAGTTCTACGTGGAGAACCTCAAGGCTCGTTTCCACGACGAAAAGAAGGTTATTAAGGAGATCCTCAAAGAGAAGGCGTTTGAAGTGCGTCCCGACACCACGTTCGAGGAGTTTGCTACCGTCGTGTGTGAAGATAGCAAGTCGGCCTCACTAGACGCCGGCAACGTCAAGCTGACCTACAATTCGCTGCTTGAGAAG GCCGAGACAAGGAACAAAGAGAAGATGAAAGAAGAATCCAAAATGCAGAAGAAAATCGAAAGTGCGTTCAAATGGGCTCTAACGGACGCGAACATAGACTACACATTACCGTGGAGCGAGGCCAAAGAGAAGCTAGACCTCTCGGCGCCGGAATTCGCTGCCGTGCCGAGTGAGGAAGACCGCGTTAGGATATACAAG GATTACCAACACGAGCAAGAAGACAGCTGCATGCACTACCACCACCCCAAGCCTCGCAAGGCGAAGCGTTCCAAAAAGAAGAAGCGCTCGCACTCCGCCTCTcag TCAAGGTCGCGATCGCGTTCGCCCGCGTCACCGCAGCCGGCGGCGCGCTCGCCGTCGCCCGCGCCGTCCCGTGGATCCGTGTCTTCAGAAGAAGGACGTAAGCACAAGAAGCCCAAACGCAAGCATAGGAAGCACGAGCCCGTGCCG AAATCCCCGAGCCTAGAAGAGGGCGGCATCTCGGACGACGAGCCGCCGCGCCACAAGAAGTCCAAGCGCAGCGCGCCCAGCAGCCCCGAGCCCGCGGAGCACCGGCCCAAGCGCAAGAAGGACCGCAAGGACAAGAAGGAGAGGCGAGTACACACACAGTAG
- the LOC135072447 gene encoding WASH complex subunit 4 — translation MGTDTEKEAGSYILKSYGDFFKKQYQDLALLSNNGVWDENKTFLPIQVLMEPNEHISVTKLVASDNTLMTKVLGVLSSLCVEVMELKKEAFERFFPFLAVYEEYASSEVASQMEIICELNAFVIRCEESLRNLCSQVFAVYTEGIVNLNGIQLHYVINHIGELFTLLVLLELLISNCSLSTKWSKYCKSLEAYRDSPDSLDVSDFEALTTAIKNITTKLMNDDIVQSSLQSLLSLRKNLVDKNCSNASLEFTQYLKQAIANLDKLVQEKPNVTNMYKCIKMNSLFVLSSHLFGNNDKKVFKSLIDLNTKAHSIHVIGTTIWFPEQFLQRHLPALCGSHGKIAQTMLKARQAHISAKKGSLTKDISYLQSLCTQWALSVEDTFSSSHNKLCAAEMTQHAKILLEGLEITSNISYSILTLINLHLSLGIPLSKSVLMSSFEIIDMLKSLQNVVLRNHYPIINSINMIIQHLIFQATMSVQEVRKTLMTDKNYANKRLDELTCIVIAEQALKGATTMERNIAANIALSFVPDTTYLEDSYARLGVLLEKVQTLSSFKKTFENLCNCSWMLWHQNIVPIYFEQNFTTQLNALKVKYFLIVLEDCFTMLHKTDNLYEMNKSQEFLSDMRNLIDEKILKTTSQNIETNLRLHIHSHLQLDVVNPFTSDITKKLLLAIDNFRIQNVYLCVVPSVEHYLSTMYYNLTTVVLSDWKTYGEMRQMAKFKFNLRTVQDNLPTQTLEQGLDVLEIMRNIHIFVAKYLYNLNNQIFIEKSSNNKHLNSINIRHVANSIRTHGTGIMNTTVNFTYQFLKKKFFTFSQFMYDEQIKSRLIKDLRYFKEISVTSGNMYPYRNAEKFNKGIKVLGTDEDGQSYLDLFRDLISQIGNAMGYVRMIRSGGRHCCSDATVFLPSLETTSSFKELSDECGLGPKTINSAENLDSTINGLLTNFLQGTEYFKLLVDVFAPVFRNPKNVHLKNFFIIVPPLTLNFVEHMILSKDKMTKKNKAGAAFTDDGFAMGIAYILKLLDQDSDFESLHWFDAVWKHISTERKTLEEQKTKGSVQLQQALALTEKKIKIIEEEFKLLYYSLTSARIFFR, via the exons ATGGGCACAGACACAGAGAAGGAAGCAGGTTCTTACATCCTCAAAAGCTAtggagattttttcaaaaaacagTACCAAGATCTTGCTTTACTCAGTAACAACGGTGTATGGGATGAAAACAAAACATTCTTGCCGATACAAGTTCTTATGGAGCCCAATGAACACATATCGGTAACGAAATTGGTTGCATCTGATAATACATTGATGACTAAAGTTTTGGGTGTTTTATCTTCACTTTGTGTAGAGGTGATGGAGCTAAAAAAGGAGGCGTTTGAAAG ATTTTTTCCATTCCTAGCAGTTTATGAGGAGTATGCTAGTAGTGAGGTTGCCTCTCAGATGGAAATCATATGTGAACTGAATGCTTTCGTTATACGCTGTGAGGAAAGCTTGAGAAATCTGTGCTCTCAAGTGTTTGCTGTGTACACAGAAGGAATAGTCAATCTAA acGGGATCCAGCTACATTATGTAATCAATCACATTGGAGAATTATTCACGCTGCTTGTTTTGCTGGAGCTCCTCATATCCAACTGTTCTTTGTCTACAAAATGGAGCAAATACTGCAAAAGCCTAGAAGCTTACAGGGACTCCCCTGACAGTCTAGATGTCTCAGACTTTGAAGCCCTAACTACTGCCATAAAGAACATTACAACTAAATTGATGAATGATGACATTGTCCAAAGCTCTTTGCAAAGTCTTTTGTCACTCAGAAAGAATTTGGTGGACAAAAACTGCTCAAACGCTTCATTAGAATTCACACAGTATTTAAAACAAGCCATAGCCAACTTAGATAAATTAGTACAGGAGAAACCTAATGTCACCAACATGTACAAATGTATCAAAATGAATTCCCTTTTTGTGCTGAGTTCACATTTATTTGGGAACAATGATAAGAAAGTTTTTAAATCTCTAATAGATTTAAACACAAAg GCACACAGCATTCATGTAATAGGGACAACAATTTGGTTTCCAGAACAGTTTCTTCAAAGACATTTACCAGCACTCTGTGGAAGCCATGGAAAAATAGCCCAGACAATGCTGAAAGCGCGCCAAGCACACATAAGTGCTAAAAAAGGATCCCTCACAAAAGACATTTCTTATCTCCAGTCTTTATGCACTCAGTGGGCTTTATCAGTAGAAGACACCTTCTCATCAAGCCATAACAAGTTGTGTGCAGCAGAAATGACCCAACATGCTAAAATACTTCTAGAAGGCTTAGAAATCACATCCAACATTAGTTACTCCATCCTGACACTTATTAATTTACACCTATCACTTGGCATACCACTATCTAAAAGTGTGCTCATGTCATCATTTGAAATAATAGATATGTTGAAAAGTTTACAAAATGTGGTTTTGCGAAATCACTATCCAATAATCAACTCTATCAACATGATCATACAGCATTTGATATTCCAAGCCACCATGTCTGTGCAAGAAGTGAGGAAAACTTTAATGACTGACAAAAATTACGCAAATAAAAGACTTGATGAACTCACATGCATTGTGATTGCAGAGCAAGCTTTAAAAGGAGCTACGACTATGGAGAGAAACATAGCTGCGAATATAGCTCTAAGCTTTGTGCCAGATACCACATATTTAGAAGATAGCTATGCTAGACTTGGTGTTCTGCTTGAAAAAGTTCAAACACTTTCCAGTTTTAAGAAGACCTTTGAAAACTTGTGCAACTGCTCCTGGATGCTGTGGCATCAGAACATTGTACCCATTTACTTTGAGCAGAATTTCACCACTCAATTGAATGCCTTAAAAGTCAAATATTTCCTAATCGTATTAGAAGACTGTTTTACAATGCTTCACAAGACTGACAACCTTTATGAAATGAATAAATCTCAAGAATTTCTCAGTGACATGAGAAATCTTATTGATgaaaaaatactcaaaactACAAGTCAGAATATTGAAACCAATCTCAGATTACATATTCATTCTCACCTGCAACTGGATGTTGTTAATCCATTTACATCTGATATAACAAAGAAACTATTACTGGCtattgataattttcgtattcagAATGTGTATTTGTGCGTAGTGCCATCAGTGGAGCACTATCTGTCTACCATGTATTATAACTTGACCACGGTTGTATTGTCAGACTGGAAAACTTATGGCGAGATGCGACAAATGGCGAAGTTCAAGTTCAACCTTCGCACTGTTCAAGACAACCTCCCCACGCAAACCCTCGAGCAAGGCTTAGATGTGTTGGAAATAATGCGAAACATTCACATATTTGTCGCTAAGTACTTGTACAATCTGaacaatcaaatatttattgaaaaaagcAGCAATAACAAGCATTTGAATTCAATTAATATCAGGCACGTCGCTAATTCAATAAGAACTCATGGCACTGGCATCATGAACACGACAGTCAATTTCACTTATCAATTCTTGAAGAAaaagttttttaccttttcCCAGTTTATGTACGATGAACAAATTAAGTCTAGATTGATAAAAGATCTGCGGTACTTCAAAGAAATTTCTGTTACAAGCGGAAATATGTATCCCTATAGGAATGCTGAGAAATTCAATAAGGGTATCAAGGTGCTTGGAACAGATGAAGATGGACAAAGTTACTTGGATCTGTTCAGAGATCTGATCAGCCAAATTGGGAATGCGATGGGGTACGTGCGAATGATAAGGTCTGGCGGCAGACATTGCTGTTCAGACGCAACTGTGTTCTTGCCGTCACTAGAAACTACGAGTTCATTCAAAGAATTGAGCGACGAATGTGGTTTGGGACCCAAAACAATTAACTCCGCTGAAAATTTAGACAGCACTATCAATGGTTTGCTGACGAACTTTTTACAGGGTACGGAATATTTTAAGTTGCTCGTCGATGTGTTTGCGCCAGTTTTCAGAAACCCCAAAAACGTTCACCTGAAGAACTTCTTCATTATTGTGCCGCCGCTGACTCTTAACTTCGTAGAGCACATGATATTATCTAAAGATAAAATGACAAAGAAAAATAAGGCTGGGGCAGCATTCACTGATGATGGTTTCGCGATGGGAATCGCTTACATTTTGAAGTTATTGGATCAG GATTCTGACTTTGAATCTTTACACTGGTTCGATGCTGTATGGAAGCACATATCTACTGAAAGAAAAACTCTTGAAGAACAGAAGACTAAAGGGTCAGTTCAACTGCAGCAAGCTTTAGCCCTTACGGAAAAGAAGATCAAAATCATAGAAGAAGAATTTAAACTTTTGTATTACAGTCTCACTAGTGCGAGAATATTTTTTAGATGA
- the LOC135072902 gene encoding TATA-box-binding protein, which translates to MDQMLPSPYNIPGIGTPLHQPEEDQQILPNAMQQQQQHQQQQQQQSHTLATMASPLVGFSLGTPQRTMHTYAPTASYATPQQMMQPQTPQNLMSPMITSGSLVGQPMLSQASPAPMTPMTPHSADPGILPQLQNIVSTVNLNCKLDLKKIALHARNAEYNPKRFAAVIMRIREPRTTALIFSSGKMVCTGAKSEEDSRLAARKYARIIQKLGFTAKFLDFKIQNMVGSCDVKFPIRLEGLVLTHGQFSSYEPELFPGLIYRMVKPRIVLLIFVSGKVVLTGAKVRQEIYEAFDNIYPILKSFKKQ; encoded by the exons ATGGATCAAATGCTTCCAAGTCCATATAATATACCGGGAATCGGTACGCCCCTCCATCAGCCAGAAGAAGATCAGCAAATCTTACCAAATGCTATGCAGCAGCAGCAACAacaccagcagcagcagcagcaacaaTCACACACCCTCGCAACGATGGCTTCACCTCTCGTGGGCTTTAGTTTGGGTACACCTCAAAGAACTATGCATACTTACGCGCCAACCGCAAGCTATGCTACTCCTCAGCAAATGATGCAGCCCCAGACACCG CAAAACCTCATGTCGCCAATGATTACTAGTGGCAGTCTAGTGGGCCAGCCGATGCTCAGTCAAGCTAGTCCAGCGCCTATGACTCCAATGACTCCACACTCTGCTGACCCTGGCATACTTCCTCAACTACA AAATATTGTATCTACTGTTAACTTGAACTGCAAACTAGATCTGAAAAAGATTGCACTTCATGCGCGTAATGCAGAATACAACCCGAAGCGTTTTGCTGCGGTGATCATGAGAATAAGAGAACCCCGGACCACTGCACTTATATTCTCCTCGGGAAAGATGGTGTGCACAGGTGCTAAAAGTGAAGAAGACTCGCGACTGGCTGCTAGGAAATATGCTAGGATTATTCAGAAACTTGGATTTACA GCCAAGTTCCTGGACTTCAAAATACAAAACATGGTAGGCAGTTGTGATGTTAAATTCCCAATACGACTAGAAGGTCTGGTCCTCACTCACGGCCAGTTCAGTTCATATGAACCAGAGTTATTCCCCGGACTTATATACCGAATGGTTAAACCTAGGatagtgttattaatatttgtttCCGGAAAAGTTGTGCTAACTGGTGCCAAAGTTCGACAAGAGATTTATGAAGCCTTTGACAATATTTATCCTATTCTAAAAAGTTTTAAGAAACAATAG
- the LOC135072903 gene encoding eukaryotic translation initiation factor 3 subunit K: MAETMKQTVASILRSIERYNPANLQTLERYVEMQSRENTYDLEANLAVLKLYQFNPEKFNPDITCQILLKALTNFPHTDFTLCKCLLLESVVENETISQIKYLADILEQCDFAQFWNRVHQMPELCSRISGFHDSIRKFVCHVVGITFQTIDKNNLANLLGGIDDVTLKHWVKKYGWKDEGNLIFIANQDENIKTKNITEKIEFEHLAPLMALL; encoded by the exons ATGGCAGAAACTATGAAACAGACGGTTGCAAGTATACTAAGAAGTATTGAAAG GTATAACCCCGCCAATCTTCAGACACTGGAGCGATATGTAGAAATGCAGTCACGTGAGAATACCTACGACTTGGAAGCAAACTTGGCAGTCTTGAAGCTGTACCAGTTTAACCCGGAGAAATTCAACCCAGATATTACCTGCCAGATCCTTTTGAAAGCACTGACCAACTTCCCACATACTGATTTCACCCTTTGCAAGTGCTTGTTGCTTGAATCTGTA GTTGAAAACGAGACTATTTCTCAGATAAAATACTTGGCAGATATCCTTGAGCAGTGTGACTTTGCTCAGTTCTGGAACCGCGTGCATCAAATGCCCGAGCTGTGCAGCCGCATCAGTGGGTTCCATGATTCAATACGCAAGTTCGTGTGCCACGTAGTTGGAATCACCTTCCAGACCATCGACAAAAACAATCTTGCCAACCTTTTGGGAGGAATTGATG ATGTCACACTAAAGCACTGGGTAAAGAAATATGGCTGGAAAGACGAAGGAAACCTAATCTTCATTGCCAACCAGGACGAAAATATTAAGACTAAGAACATCACGGAGAAGATTGAGTTTGAGCACTTAGCTCCTCTTATGGCACTCTTGTAG